Genomic segment of Nitrospinota bacterium:
GTGGAGGGAGTTTAGCGGCTTTGTAGCAGAGACTTTATCGCGCCATAAACTGCGGCAGGAAAAGATATCTTTTTCCGCGTTCGAAGCGATATTGGTCGCCGTTGTGGTCGCGGTAGTCCTGCTCGCTGTTTTTCACGGGATCAGTACGCCTACCAATGGAGATGACGCGCTGAGGTCGCGCGGATACCACCCGCTACTGGTGCATGCGGGCGTTGTGGACATAAATAATTCCATCTTTCATAACGGGATCTGGCCAAACTATGCCCCGCTGTTATCGTGGCACCTGAATGGGAGCGCGGATCATTTTTATCTGAATTACGGTGTTTTAACTTTGGCCGTATTCTTTATGGTGCTTGTCTATACTTCGCCTGCGCAAAAAAGGAATACGCGTCAGGGGCTTTATTCCCTTTTCCTTGTAGTTTCGATCCCGCTTTTCGTCTTTCATATGACATCAACGTACATCGACATATTCCTGATAGTTGCGGTAGCGCTTGGATATTTATTCTTTTCTTTATATATCAGGGACGGCGATGAGACCGATCTGAATACATCCATCATCTTTTTTACGCTTGTATCTTTTGCCAAAACGAAGGGGATAATAACAGGCCTTACCGGATTCGGTTTTATCGGGATGTATCTTGTCCGGGAATTTTGGGAAAACAGGCGTCTCCCGTCCATTAGGGTAGCCGGATTCGGTGTTCCCTTCCTGCTATTTTTGGCAATAAAGGAGTATCACGATCCTATGCTATCAGGTCTTTTCCGCATGGCGGCCGGCGCGCCAGCGGACATTATCCGGCAGAGTAATGAAGTAATGCCTGATAATACGGTAGGGGAAAAGAGCGCGGCTTTTTGGCACTCTCTTTTTATAAGCGGCAATTTCGGCATTCATTTTTACCTTTTGATCGGGGCGACTGTTGCGTATTTCAGGAGGATTTTCAGCACGAAACTTGTATGGGATTTCCTATTTCTTTCAGCAATATTTTTTGAGACGTATTATTTCATGGTCTATTGGTACGTAAACATGCCATACCATCAGTCGATCCTTCACAGGGTTGTTATGATGCTTTCCGTGATTTGCGCCCTTTTTCTTGCCACATGTTTCGCCAGGGGGGAGGACGAAGGAGAGATTGGCGAAACAGGGGGGCGGCAAGGGCCTGTTTGACGAAAAATTTGTTTTTTCGGTTTTTCTTGAACTTTTCATCCGGTTAGGTTTTAATCTATCCTTTTGATTTTATTAAATAGGAGTTAATTGATGTTTTCGCTGGTAGACAACGCCTTCGCTATGGCACCACCTACGGGGGCCGAGGTATCGACGGTCGACACTATTATGAGTTTCGCTCCGCTGATACTACTTCTGTTTATCTTTTATGTGTTTATTATTCGCCCGCAGGGAAAGAAACAGCAGGAGACAAAACAGATGATAGAAAACCTGAAGGAAGGGGACAGGGTGCTAACCTCCGGCGGTATCATCGGGACTATTGTGAAGGTCAAGGATGACGAACTTACTGTTGAGATAGCGAAAGAGGTTAAAGTGAAAATAAATAAAAATTACGTTTCATCACTGGTGACGAAAAGCATATGAACAAACCTCTTCTTTGGCGTTTTGGATTGACCGCGGTTGTGCTTATAACCGCGCTTTACTCAGCTCTTCCGCTGGAAAAGAAGATCAAGCTCGGACTGGATCTCCAGGGGGGGATGTACCTCGTGTATGAGGTCGAAACAGACAAGGCAATTCAACTGAAGCTTGAAAGGCTCAGGAACGAAATAAAGGATGCACTTGAGAACGACGGCATTGGCGTCGGGCATATGGATACCGAGGGGGGCAACTCTCTGAGGGTGGTTCTTGCCAATCCTGACGATACAGTATCGGCTAAGAGGATTTTTTCTGAATTTTCCGATCTGAGCGAAGATTCCGGCCAGCCGCAAGGGGAGCTTGTTTATACATTCAGCGAATACAAGGCCAAAACGCTGAGACAGAATTCAGTCGACCAGGCGCTTGAAACCCTGCGGAACAGGATAGACGCGTTTGGCGTTTCGGAACCTGGCATTCAGAGGCAGGGGGAGAACAGGATACTTATAATGCTTCCGGGGGTACAGGATCCCGATCGGGCGAAATCGCTCATCAAAACCACCGCAATGCTTGAGTTCAAGATGGTAGATGAAGATGCGAGCATCGAGAAGGCCGTGGCGGGTGATATCCCTGCTGGCCGAGAGGTACTCTGGAGATACGAAATAGATCCCAACACCGGAAAGAATGAGAAAAGAAACGCGTATGTATTGATGAAGAACGCTCTCCTTACAGGCGAATCGATCGAGGACGCCGACGTGCGTATTGATCAGAGTTACAACGAACCATACGTACTTCTGGTTTTCGACAGCGAAGGGGGACGGAGGTTCGCCGAGATAACGGAAAAGAACGTGAACAAGAGGTTTGCCATTATTCTGGACGGGAAGGTGCATTCCGCTCCTGTCATTCAGGAGCGCATCGGAGGTGGTAGGGCGCAGATCTCGGGCGGATTCTCGACCGAAGAGGCCCACGATCTTGCGATAGTACTGAAGGCCGGTGCGTTGCCGGCACCGTTGCATCTCCTTGAAGAGCGAACTGTTGGCCCCACTCTCGGCGCGGACAGCGTAGCAAAAGGGGTAAAATCGATTATTTTTGGATTGGTCACCGTAATACTCTTTATGCTTGCCTACTACAGGATAGGGGGGATAATCGCCGACTTTGCGCTCATTTTGAACCTTGTGGTCATCGCGGGGATAATGGGCTATCTCGAAGCTACGCTTACACTCCCGGGCATCGCGGGAATTATCCTCACAGTCGGTATGGCGGTGGATGCGAACGTTCTGGTCTTTGAGCGAATTCGCGAGGAGGTCGCGAACGGGAAAACGATACGCGCGGCGGTTGAGGCCGGCTTTTCAAAGGCGTTCCTCACGATTATCGATGCGAACATTACGACTCTTATCGCGGCGATAGTGCTGTTTCAGTTCGGTACCGGTCCTTTGAAAGGGTTTGCCGTGACCCTGACCATCGGCATATTGGCATCAATGTTTACCGCGGTTTTTGTTTCGCGGACAGTTTTTAACCTGATACTTTCCAGCCGGAAAGTTACAAGTGTGAGCATCTGAACATGAGATTTTCGATTAGCAATTTAAACTATAAGTTTCTTGATTTTAGAAAGACCGGGTATATATTCTCCGCAGTATTGATCACTATTTCATTGCTCAGCGTGGCTTTGCACGGGGGATTGAAATACGGGATAGATTTTGCCGGCGGCACACTGATACAGATCAAATTCAAGGAGCCTGTCGACATCAGAGAGGTAAGGAAGATCGTGAATGCCCTTGATGCAAACGGCGGGGACATTCAGGAATTTGGCGAGCCTGAGGTCATTATCATCAATCTCCACTCCGAAGACGGGGCGCATGATAAAACAGTACAGATGGTTAAAGAAAGTCTGGTTGGCAAGTATGGGGAGGACGGTTTTATCATTGAAAGGGTCGAGATGGTTGGACCAAAGGTTGGAAGCGATCTTTCAACAAAGGCCATTATGTCTATCCTTTACTCCTTGATAGGGATACTTATTTATGTTTCATACAGGTTCGAATTCCGCTTTGCCGTCGCGGCGGTAGTAGCGCTGGCGCACGATACGATCATTACGGTTGGCGCCTTTTCCATCGCGGACAAGGAGTTCGCGCTGCCGGTTGTTGCCGCGTTGCTTACGGTGATCGGTTACTCGCTCAATGATACGATAGTCGTGTTCGACCGCATCAGGGAGGACCTGAGGCTGAAGAGGTCTTTGCCGATAAACGACTTGATCAACGGTAGCATAAACGCCACGTTGAGCCGTACCGTTATTACATCCGGCACCACGCTCCTTGTTGTTTTGGCGATCTTTATCTTCGGCGGTTCGGTTATTCATGATTTCGCCTTTGCGCTCCTGGTTGGTATCGGGATTGGTACCTACTCATCGATATTCATTGCGTCTCCGCTACTTCTGTTCTGGCCCGGGACTACAACCCAGACGCTAAGTCTTGCTGTAAAAAAGAAATAGGATAGAGACGCGTACATAGGCGCAACTTCAGGCCTACTGGCCACAGCGCCTGGTATTATTGACATCCCTTTCTCGAACTGCAATCAGGCAAATTGCGAATTTGGCTGGGCCAACACAAACCTTGGCATGATGATTACTTTGGAGGGAGTCAGTTCCTTACGGCACGCTGAAAGGGAGTATCCAATGGAAGGTGGTTCCGGCTCCCGCTACGCTTTCGAACCATAGCCTCCCGCCCATCAGCTCCGCGAACTGTTTCGACGTTGACGCCCCAATACCGATACCCTCGAATTTTCGGGATATCGATCCGTCGACCTGTTTGAAGTTTTCAAACACCAGCGACTTCTTGTCTTCCGGTATTCCGATGCCGGTGTCTTTCACCGCGAAATGTATCCAGGCGCGCTTGTCTTTCTGTTCATCATCGAGGTATATTTTCATATTCAGCTC
This window contains:
- the secD gene encoding protein translocase subunit SecD → MNKPLLWRFGLTAVVLITALYSALPLEKKIKLGLDLQGGMYLVYEVETDKAIQLKLERLRNEIKDALENDGIGVGHMDTEGGNSLRVVLANPDDTVSAKRIFSEFSDLSEDSGQPQGELVYTFSEYKAKTLRQNSVDQALETLRNRIDAFGVSEPGIQRQGENRILIMLPGVQDPDRAKSLIKTTAMLEFKMVDEDASIEKAVAGDIPAGREVLWRYEIDPNTGKNEKRNAYVLMKNALLTGESIEDADVRIDQSYNEPYVLLVFDSEGGRRFAEITEKNVNKRFAIILDGKVHSAPVIQERIGGGRAQISGGFSTEEAHDLAIVLKAGALPAPLHLLEERTVGPTLGADSVAKGVKSIIFGLVTVILFMLAYYRIGGIIADFALILNLVVIAGIMGYLEATLTLPGIAGIILTVGMAVDANVLVFERIREEVANGKTIRAAVEAGFSKAFLTIIDANITTLIAAIVLFQFGTGPLKGFAVTLTIGILASMFTAVFVSRTVFNLILSSRKVTSVSI
- the yajC gene encoding preprotein translocase subunit YajC, yielding MFSLVDNAFAMAPPTGAEVSTVDTIMSFAPLILLLFIFYVFIIRPQGKKQQETKQMIENLKEGDRVLTSGGIIGTIVKVKDDELTVEIAKEVKVKINKNYVSSLVTKSI
- the secF gene encoding protein translocase subunit SecF, which translates into the protein MRFSISNLNYKFLDFRKTGYIFSAVLITISLLSVALHGGLKYGIDFAGGTLIQIKFKEPVDIREVRKIVNALDANGGDIQEFGEPEVIIINLHSEDGAHDKTVQMVKESLVGKYGEDGFIIERVEMVGPKVGSDLSTKAIMSILYSLIGILIYVSYRFEFRFAVAAVVALAHDTIITVGAFSIADKEFALPVVAALLTVIGYSLNDTIVVFDRIREDLRLKRSLPINDLINGSINATLSRTVITSGTTLLVVLAIFIFGGSVIHDFAFALLVGIGIGTYSSIFIASPLLLFWPGTTTQTLSLAVKKK